The Coccidioides posadasii str. Silveira chromosome 3, complete sequence genome contains a region encoding:
- a CDS encoding uncharacterized protein (EggNog:ENOG410PMA0~COG:Q): MNNFGSKDWDVSNKIAEDEDVRLTYRGYREFLLTDLAEKYPISDRFSKSNFEKGTESIAKQMLIRGQAFARAIREKFVNHLRLSIHTSTGQNKVSIGILPTDTSYATPWHCAIAVRLDGTVTSGHAQTFRDDPAWELVYEDARPSYFREKSDLYTWGSGPITVTPLYPCGVMITPTEGAGMLSMRDIDPQKVRALSEINSPVVLRGFDGTRERERFIEKASEFGTPLPWKFGILLEVKDRGADTRGLNNVLSAEWMPFHFDGLFKTEEKTKEDGTIYKVPNPPRFQLFTAVTPSPSDTGFTLFSTSTFVFKHLPDHLPLETLRNLTWSVSTSSFDSTKLHGLPLVVDHPTTGKPCLRYHEPWPEGKTSFEATNISIDGLTPELSDTVCSQLDSLLHDRRVVYYHTWQRGDMLVSDNVLTMHTRSDFQGGADRELWRIHFD; the protein is encoded by the exons ATGAACAACTTTGGTAGCAAAGATTGGGATGTTTCTAACAAAATAGCTGAAGATGAGGATGTCCGCCTGACATACCGTGGATATCGCGAGTTCCTGCTTACCGACCTTGCTGAAAAATACCCCATTTCAGATAGATTTTCCAAGTCCAATTTCGAGAAGGGCACGGAGAGCATCGCCAAACAGATGCTCATCCGAGGCCAGGCATTCGCCCGCGCCATCCGCGAGAAGTTTGTCAACCACCTGCGCCTGTCTATCCACACGTCTACCGGCCAAAACAAGGTCTCAATTGGAATTCTACCTACGGACACCAGCTACGCGACACCGTGGCACTGCGCTATCGCAGTCAGGCTCGATGGTACTGTAACCAGCGGTCATGCCCAAACCTTCCGGGACGACCCTGCCTGGGAGCTGGTGTACGAGGATGCCAGACCCTCGTACTTTAGGGAGAAGAGTGATCTTTACACTTGGGGCTCAGGGCCCATCACGGTCACTCCGCTGTATCCCTGCGGTGTCATGATCACACCCACCGAGGGAGCTGGAATGCTCTCCATGCGGGACATTGACCCTCAGAAGGTCCGGGCCCTGTCTGAGATCAATTCCCCCGTTGTCCTCCGAGGCTTTGATGGCACCAGGGAGCGCGAGAGATTTATCGAGAAGGCCTCGGAGTTTGGCACACCGCTGCCATGGAAGTTCGGGATCCTGCTTGAGGTCAAGGATCGTGGTGCTGACACCCGCGGGCTTAACAACGTTCTGTCAGCGGAATGGATGCCATTCCATTTTGACGGCCTTTTCAAAACTGAAGAGAAGACTAAGGAGGATGGTACGATCTATAAGGTTCCCAACCCCCCTCG atTCCAGCTTTTCACGGCCGTCACGCCGTCGCCGTCTGACACCGGATTCACGCTCTTCTCGACATCTACCTTTGTCTTTAAGCACCTGCCCGACCATCTCCCCCTCGAGACGTTGAGGAACCTCACGTGGTCGGTGTCGACATCGTCCTTCGACAGCACCAAGCTGCACGGTCTCCCGCTGGTGGTCGACCACCCCACAACCGGCAAACCTTGCCTGCGGTACCACGAACCCTGGCCAGAGGGCAAGACGAGCTTCGAGGCCACCAACATCTCGATCGACGGGCTGACGCCGGAGCTGTCAGACACCGTGTGCAGCCAGCTCGACAGCCTGCTGCACGACCGGCGGGTGGTGTACTACCACACGTGGCAGAGAGGGGACATGCTGGTTAGCGACAACGTGTTGACGATGCACACCCGCAGCGACTTCCAGGGCGGCGCCGACAGGGAGCTGTGGAGAATCCATTTTGATTGA
- a CDS encoding uncharacterized protein (EggNog:ENOG410PNIC~COG:Q) — protein MDSSTKAIETPELFSIKGLVAVISGGGSGIGRMITRALAVNGAAKVYILGRRGAVLEETAKPFPDVVIPIECDVTSKESLQAAVDKVTKEVGYINVLWCNSGTSGPESPELTSSSSLNQFIEANWRHSVEEYTETFKVNTAGFWYTAIAFLKLLHLGNERGNGMHRSQIIGTCSTLGFGRFAATGRFAYGQSKASQTHMMKQLSTHLVPYGIRVNMVAPGLFPTDMTSSMTASGYDPSKLIPEGRAGADTDMAGIVLFLTSKAGSYLNGNVLVSDGGRLSIVPSTY, from the exons ATGGATAGTTCAACCAAAGCCATTGAGACCCCTGAGCTTTTCAGCATTAAGGGTCTCGTTGCGGTGATCTCCGGCGGTGGCTCTG GTATTGGTCGCATGATCACTCGTGCCCTCGCCGTCAATGGTGCTGCGAAGGTCTACATTCTCGGTCGTCGTGGCGCCGTCCTGGAAGAAACTGCTAAACCCTTTCCTGATGTGGTGATACCAATCGAGTGCGATGTTACCTCCAAAGAGTCATTACAGGCAGCTGTCGACAAAGTTACCAAAGAGGTCGGATATATCAATGTTCTCTGGTGTAATTCAGGGACATCGGGTCCCGAAAGTCCTGAACTGACCAGCTCGTCGTCTCTGAACCAGTTTATTGAGGCTAACTGGAGGCATTCGGTTGAAGAATACACCGAGACATTCAAGGTCAATACTGCGGGCTTCTGGTACACAGCCATTGCGTTCTTGAAGCTCCTCCACCTTGGCAATGAAAGGGGCAATGGGATGCACAGAAGCCAGATTATCGGGACGTGTAGCACCTTGGGCTTTGGCAGATTTGCAGCTACCGGTCGTTTCGCGTATGGACAGAGTAAAGCATCTCAGACTCACATGATGAAACAACTATCCACACACCTGGTCCCGTATGGAATTCGGGTGAATATGGTTGCCCCAGGGC TTTTCCCTACAGATATGACTTCATCCATGACTGCAAGTGGTTACGACCCCTCGAAGCTAATTCCAGAGGGTAGAGCAGGCGCGGATACAGACATGGCTGGTATTGTTCTTTTCCTCACGAGTAAGGCAGGCTCTTATTTGAATGGCAATGTACTGGTATCCGACGGTGGTCGCTTGTCGATCGTTCCTTCAACATattga
- a CDS encoding uncharacterized protein (EggNog:ENOG410QDD9~COG:K~TransMembrane:2 (o457-473i493-513o)~BUSCO:1289at33183), producing the protein MPSSSGTSTSSSSASSSSASSSSSSSSAPEADPTCDPALLSSTRMPERGATPMNDLSPLIESNPDDLVADWTQWMRWDEFDTDEISNHVAMQQFSGNNKSDDNSLPQSAATFSPASAQPAFTFHGGDIPPSQINTALDSKAMGLQPPFSPTFAFSGHTVPAFVPPPDPLALSVSVEQSPPPHTSANFPPTPVSAGSGRKRKSSEDDGVPGTVSAGSMSPPAAKSLPSKKRSHNVIEKRYRANLNEKIAELRDSVPCLRIMYKQRFGGGTTKDDEEEEETIASTNKLNKASILSKATEYIKHLEMRNKRLEEENIALKNRLRQLEKSQEQGLAAFPPMPNMEPSPSESMVSPESATSSPPSIFSQNAEFSPEASPNPLYPPEGLIKVPEYFKRLRPTGPQPHYADSLMSRQGQRYEPGSGDGSGRRGGLANKFMLGTLAGLMVVGTFENQKEESSDRGLLSVPIHLLAQGFAYARRHIYVIRTNSWQIRALSHFVLTSLFVVGCAFFVYLYLFYSRPCRPKSKLQKSQSTVAGTTEFRRDAWLTSTQTVGVPRHTFFPEWFAVTSRCFEYLLRCLLGWKLYSILTGISEDDEKGRVKAWDIALDAQLTGGDAEVSKSRLVLTIFAAGTLPRSLSRMMLKSLHCRILLWRVGSSGSIACKISDHIAGILAKYQWQLAQQMQKLTPEDHEDALPSHLAYLLQHDCEDVFTDAIVQRASNMIWNRPTQEATDGEDSLLDVVVEDSAIRSPLDAIAAWWSSRALQEALIHSLDVTSADCGTRRREAFERNLEMALKSAPPTSAAYTRAAAIKALFFDEDRVANINSVLAALPRPKREPSSSASIFLDSSVPPSVRDEICIAVRCAMIAAILQGQAGAQEPSSSKLSLHNAIELFNRLPIDAVELTLMGFAPLYHLLHMVSMDDRLVPSTSLSSSVCSSDNLSVCLSSTQDSAVGTHPLPLPDLARIASELMYWVQNAYNPISSGFTDCLVDKVVNGCVEACRNAGVDINETKINKERKMHEGQISDLSSSSLSQEDDTDSPLASDGPESKSHCVNKTRRQSIRSNDTGYGSLSQDES; encoded by the coding sequence ATGCCTTCGTCTTCTGGGACCTCCACCTCATCCTCAtccgcttcttcttcttctgcttcctcctcttcctcttcctcttccgcCCCCGAAGCCGATCCCACCTGCGATCCCGCCCTCTTGTCCTCGACTCGGATGCCCGAACGAGGGGCCACACCCATGAACGACCTTAGTCCCCTGATCGAGTCAAATCCGGATGATCTAGTCGCCGACTGGACGCAGTGGATGCGCTGGGACGAATTCGACACCGATGAAATATCCAATCACGTGGCCATGCAGCAGTTCAGCGGGAATAACAAGAGCGATGACAACTCCCTCCCTCAGTCCGCCGCCACCTTCAGCCCCGCGTCCGCTCAACCTGCCTTCACCTTCCACGGCGGCGACATACCACCTTCTCAGATCAATACCGCCCTCGACTCCAAGGCAATGGGTCTCCAGCCGCCCTTCTCTCCCACCTTCGCCTTCAGTGGCCATACCGTGCCCGCCTTTGTTCCTCCCCCAGATCCTCTTGCGTTGAGCGTCTCCGTGGAACAGAGCCCACCCCCGCACACGTCTGCAAACTTCCCCCCAACCCCTGTCTCCGCTGGTTCGGGACGGAAACGAAAGTCATCCGAGGACGACGGTGTCCCAGGCACCGTTTCTGCTGGCAGCATGTCTCCTCCGGCAGCTAAGTCCTTGCCCTCCAAAAAGAGATCGCACAACGTCATCGAGAAGCGGTACCGTGCAAACCTCAACGAGAAGATTGCGGAGCTCAGGGACAGCGTTCCCTGTCTCCGCATCATGTATAAGCAACGCTTTGGCGGTGGCACGACCAAGGAcgacgaagaggaagaagagacgATCGCCTCTACGAATAAGCTGAACAAGGCCTCAATCCTTTCCAAGGCTACAGAGTACATCAAGCACCTGGAAATGCGGAATAAACGCCTAGAGGAGGAGAATATCGCCCTGAAGAATCGTCTCCGTCAGCTTGAGAAATCCCAAGAGCAAGGGCTAGCAGCTTTTCCGCCAATGCCAAATATGGAGCCGTCTCCGAGTGAGAGTATGGTTTCGCCAGAGTCCGCCACCAGTTCACCACCGAGCATCTTCTCTCAAAATGCTGAATTCTCGCCTGAAGCGTCCCCCAATCCGTTGTATCCACCCGAAGGGTTGATTAAAGTTCCTGAGTACTTCAAACGGTTGCGTCCAACCGGTCCTCAGCCGCATTATGCCGATTCGTTGATGTCTCGACAAGGTCAGCGCTACGAACCGGGCTCGGGCGATGGCAGTGGGAGACGTGGAGGACTTGCCAACAAATTCATGCTTGGCACATTAGCTGGTCTTATGGTGGTTGGAACCTTTGAGAACCAGAAGGAAGAGTCGTCAGATCGAGGACTCTTAAGCGTCCCAATCCACCTTCTAGCCCAAGGCTTTGCATATGCTCGAAGACACATCTATGTGATCCGAACCAACTCGTGGCAAATCAGAGCCTTGTCTCACTTCGTCCTGACATCCCTCTTCGTTGTTGGGTGTGCCTTTTTCGTCTACCTCTATCTATTTTACTCGAGACCCTGCCGCCCAAAATCGAAACTACAAAAGTCCCAATCGACTGTCGCCGGCACCACCGAGTTCCGCCGGGATGCATGGCTCACTAGCACCCAAACAGTTGGGGTCCCTCGACACACCTTTTTTCCCGAGTGGTTCGCCGTCACCTCTCGTTGCTTCGAGTACTTGCTTCGTTGCCTTCTTGGCTGGAAGCTGTATTCGATACTTACCGGTATCTCAGAGGATGACGAAAAGGGCCGTGTCAAAGCATGGGATATCGCCTTGGATGCCCAGCTTACCGGTGGTGATGCAGAGGTCAGCAAGAGCCGACTGGTTCTAACTATTTTCGCGGCCGGAACCCTCCCAAGAAGCCTATCTCGAATGATGCTGAAGTCCTTGCATTGTCGAATTTTGCTATGGCGTGTAGGCTCCTCCGGCTCCATTGCTTGCAAGATTTCGGACCATATTGCAGGAATCTTGGCCAAGTATCAATGGCAGCTTGCACAACAAATGCAGAAACTTACTCCGGAGGATCATGAAGATGCGCTTCCAAGTCATCTGGCATATCTTCTTCAACACGATTGCGAGGACGTTTTCACGGATGCCATCGTTCAGAGAGCATCCAACATGATTTGGAATCGCCCAACACAGGAAGCAACCGACGGCGAGGACTCGTTACTGGATGTAGTCGTTGAAGACAGCGCCATTCGTTCCCCTCTAGATGCTATCGCAGCATGGTGGTCTAGCCGGGCCCTCCAAGAAGCACTCATTCATTCCCTAGATGTGACTTCTGCAGACTGCGGTACCCGACGACGAGAAGCTTTCGAGCGTAATTTAGAAATGGCACTGAAATCCGCACCGCCCACGTCTGCCGCTTACACTCGAGCTGCCGCCATCAAAGCATTGTTCTTCGACGAGGATAGGGTTGCGAATATCAACTCAGTTTTAGCCGCTCTCCCACGTCCCAAGCGGGAACCGTCCAGCAGTGCATCGATATTCCTTGATTCGTCAGTCCCGCCCTCTGTTCGCGATGAAATCTGCATCGCAGTGCGTTGTGCCATGATCGCGGCGATCCTACAGGGCCAAGCTGGAGCACAAGAACCCTCTTCTTCAAAGCTATCTTTGCACAATGCTATCGAGTTGTTCAACAGGCTACCCATTGACGCAGTTGAACTTACGTTGATGGGCTTTGCACCACTCTATCACCTATTACACATGGTTTCTATGGACGATAGGTTAGTTCCATCAACGTCACTCTCTTCCTCGGTCTGCTCGTCCGATAATCTTTCGGTTTGCTTGTCGTCCACCCAGGATTCTGCCGTCGGAACCCACCCTCTTCCCCTACCCGACTTGGCCAGAATCGCTTCGGAGCTCATGTACTGGGTGCAGAATGCTTATAATCCGATCTCTTCCGGATTTACAGACTGTCTGGTGGACAAAGTCGTCAATGGTTGCGTGGAAGCATGTCGAAATGCTGGCGTCGACATCAACGAGACGAAAATCAACAAGGAACGAAAAATGCACGAGGGACAAATTAGCGATTTATCTTCATCATCCCTATCTCAAGAGGATGATACGGATAGCCCTCTCGCGTCCGATGGACCCGAAAGCAAAAGTCATTGCGTGAATAAGACAAGAAGGCAGAGTATTCGAAGTAACGATACGGGTTATGGAAGTTTGAGTCAGGATGAGAGTTGA
- a CDS encoding uncharacterized protein (EggNog:ENOG410PFZ4~COG:I), giving the protein MENGLYSVPQQASKVFREGILGSPRTHQHLIDDLEKYDTVVFEGSQDPIVPVNWRFAESVSALKALEATYVNAILDKLYGVPPQKAFINTDHATLFLLSIPLWSLDPEGRNISFVDIRSDAAAKEFYLSLFKDFDTHKSLEGAYRCCTSNIYRTSDGRFFHLHGSLNPDVVLRMLKFPLMPPGGEDTFEKVLPMFREALSQCDSKSIDELSNDVFKTSGTICHDINGYRRTLHGIANSHVGLWESYKANETQPPCWWTDAVGNKPSNPSRPLAGLKVLDATRIIAGPAVTRGLAELGATVLRITSPSVPDATIYHPEFNWGKRNAALDFANEADRETMKKLILECDVFVSSYRPEVMEKWGFGADQIMEMCKDRSKGIIVVRLNCFGWHGPLRLRSGWQQISDAHTGVSYEFGRSMGNDEPVTPVFPNSDFCTGISGICSVLDALIRRGENGGSYKINLALDYYNNWLVEDVGTYSEETWDKLRRHYDSPVFRHDDHMLVLISRVMSMLKDKSSHLFDPKFFESRPCPNLGISIRTVKPVIQFDGVVKPGFDIGTRGNGVDEARWTSEPIESAAIET; this is encoded by the exons ATGGAGAACGGATTGTATTCTGTCCCTCAGCAAGCGTCGAAAGTTTTTCGTGAAGGCATCTTAGGTAGTCCGCGAACACATCAGCACCTCATCGATGACCTGGAGAAGTACGATACAGTCGTTTTCGAAGGATCTCAGGACCCCATTGTTCCTGTTAACTGGCGATTTGCTGAGAGTGTATCCGCACTAAAAGCGCTCGAGGCGACGTACGTCAATGCCATCCTCGACAAGCTCTATGGAGTGCCTCCGCAGAAGGCTTTTATCAACAC TGACCATGCAACCCTATTCCTCTTGTCCATTCCCCTCTGGTCTCTTGACCCTGAGGGTAGAAACATAAGCTTTGTGGACATCAGAAGCGACGCTGCGGCCAAAGAATTTTACCTCAGCCTCTTCAAAGACTTTGACACCCACAAGTCGCTGGAAGGCGCCTACCGATGCTGTACATCCAATATCTATAGGACGTCCGACGGTCGGTTTTTCCACCTCCACGGCTCGCTCAACCCAGATGTTGTTCTACGAATGCTGAAGTTTCCTCTTATGCCACCTGGGGGTGAAGACACGTTTGAAAAGGTACTGCCTATGTTTAGGGAAGCACTTTCGCAATGCGATAGCAAGAGCATCGACGAACTATCGAACGATGTCTTCAAGACCTCGGGGACAATATGCCACGACATTAATGGCTACCGAAGGACACTTCATGGTATAGCGAACTCGCATGTTGGTCTGTGGGAGTCGTACAAAGCCAATGAGACTCAACCTCCCTGCTGGTGGACAGATGCAGTTGGTAATAAGCCAAGCAACCCATCAAGGCCCCTCGCCGGACTTAAGGTCCTCGACGCTACCCGCATCATCGCGGGACCTGCCGTGACCCGTGGGCTGGCAGAACTGGGAGCAACCGTTCTGCGAATCACATCCCCTTCTGTACCCGATGCGACTATATACCACCCCGAATTTAATTGGGGCAAGCGAAACGCTGCCCTAGACTTTGCCAACGAGGCAGATCGAGAGACCATGAAAAAACTTATTTTGGAGTGCGACGTGTTTGTCTCAAGCTATCGGCCAGAGGTCATGGAGAAATGGGGTTTTGGGGCCGATCAAATCATGGAAATGTGCAAGGATAGATCCAAAGGGATCATTGTAGTGCGGCTCAATTGCTTTGGATGGCATGGTCCATTACGGTTGAGAAGTGGATGGCAGCAGATATCGGATGCG CACACCGGCGTTTCCTATGAGTTTGGCCGCTCAATGGGAAATGACGAACCAGTCACTCCCGTGTTCCCAAATAGTGACTTTTG CACTGGCATTTCGGGAATATGCAGTGTGTTAGACGCCCTGATTCGGAGGGGAGAGAACGGTGGGTCGTACAAGATAAAT TTGGCACTTGACTACTACAACAACTGGTTGGTCGAGGATGTTGGCACTTACTCAGAAGAGACCTGGGACAAACTTCGCAGGCATTACGACTCGCCTGTCTTTCGTCACGACGACCATATGCTAGTTCTAATCTCGCGGGTAATGAGCATGCTCAAGGATAAGTCCTCGCATTTGTTTGATCCAAAATTCTTCGAATCCCGGCCTTGTCCAAATCTAGGCATATCGATTCGGACCGTGAAGCCGGTTATACAGTTCGATGGAGTTGTAAAACCTGGGTTTGACATTGGGACGAGAGGCAATGGCGTTGATGAAGCTCGATGGACATCTGAGCCTATTGAATCAGCTGCAATAGAGACCTAG
- a CDS encoding uncharacterized protein (EggNog:ENOG410PMA0~COG:Q): MMAPVLMESALRGTPGHVVLPFSSRVVDHSHIDMAAKIIEVIYRYQRRGDITEGMQSDIGLLAGLTQIYSHVKASRPVKMALPAFPFKSPNTSIKVLGRLPDKAEEFALAHLNGLCAAIQDVYSPGAELTIISDGIVYNGKSDGETYGGLHLLTVI, encoded by the coding sequence ATGATGGCCCCAGTGCTCATGGAGTCAGCCCTTCGGGGCACTCCGGGCCATGTTGTCCTCCCTTTTTCCAGCCGTGTCGTTGATCACTCCCACATCGATATGGCTGCAAAGATCATTGAGGTCATCTACCGATATCAGCGAAGAGGCGACATCACTGAAGGCATGCAGTCGGACATTGGCCTCCTTGCTGGCCTAACGCAGATCTACAGCCATGTGAAAGCGAGCAGACCTGTCAAGATGGCTTTGCCAGCTTTTCCCTTCAAGTCTCCCAACACTAGCATCAAGGTCCTTGGTCGCTTGCCGGATAAAGCCGAAGAATTTGCGCTTGCCCATCTGAACGGCCTTTGTGCCGCTATTCAAGACGTTTACAGTCCTGGAGCAGAGCTCACCATTATTTCTGACGGGATCGTATATAACGGTAAGTCGGACGGAGAGACCTATGGGGGGCTGCATCTACTCACTGTCATTTGA
- a CDS encoding uncharacterized protein (EggNog:ENOG410PM6G~COG:C,H) — protein MDETRVDLVVVGGGPTGMLTALLAKRLGVSVLVLGRPIPDAKPQPLQLGRADALNARSQQYLEIVGILDDLISQGLKCNTSSTFTNGGFASRQSHWWTGLQHVLHKNFLMIGQPVVEQLLAAELKESLLYNERVESIRETECGVEVATISQRIVHGTYCIASDGARSMVRQALRIPFTGTKPEMLWAVLDTFIDSDFPRCPEIITFELDGESRVAWIPRERGLARFYILLDGEVTEEKSKASIKRHLAPYRVDFTKTEWFSTFEVKERIAETFISQNGNGRIILAGDAAHCHAVNGGQGLNTGLSDAFSLGWRMAYILKYSDKLAPGAANRILQSYDAERRKVAENVIRVAARLVRDIKYEATQYVGNVEKNANYITGMGIAYHDLGSPAVRESEVGIWKAGRACPDILLTTPGASESRYLYSIVTYGKYMVLVAGDHGGHFNTFKSLVRWLRILPKADEQNCHLNGESELSYLAEVVKEGENYAIVVRPDMYIAYAGTAEGATEYLAEIFVS, from the exons ATGGATGAGACACGAGTCGATCTGGTGGTGGTTGGCG GTGGTCCTACTGGAATGCTGACTGCTCTTCTGGCGAAGAGACTCGGAGTATCAGTCCTTGTGCTGG GGCGGCCCATTCCAGATGCAAAACCTCAGCCGCTGCAACTTGGAAGAGCTGATGCTTTGAACGCGAGATCTCAGCAATATCTCGAGATTGTGGGTATTCTCGACGATCTGATTAGCCAGGGTCTCAAATGCAATA CCAGCTCCACCTTTACTAATGGTGGCTTCGCCTCCCGCCAAAGTCACTGGTGGACAGGCCTTCAACATGTCCTGCATAAAAATTTTCTCATGATTGGCCAGCCCGTGGTAGAGCAGCTCCTCGCAGCAGAGCTCAAGGAGTCTCTACTCTATAACGAGCGGGTCGAGTCGATCCGAGAGACTGAGTGCGGAGTCGAGGTAGCCACCATCTCGCAACGCATCGTGCACGGCACGTATTGCATCGCCTCCGATGGCGCCAGATCCATGGTGCGTCAGGCACTTCGTATTCCTTTCACGGGTACCAAGCCTGAAATGCTGTGGGCCGTTTTGGACACCTTCATCGACAGCGACTTCCCTCGCTGCCCTGAGATTATCACATTCGAGCTCGATGGCGAATCCCGTGTCGCATGGATCCCGCGGGAGCGGGGTCTGGCACGTTTCTATATTTTGCTGGATGGCGAAGTCACTGAGGAGAAGTCGAAGGCTTCTATCAAGAGGCATTTGGCTCCTTACCGCGTCGACTTCACCAAGACTGAATGGTTCAGCACCTTTGAAG TGAAAGAGAGAATTGCCGAAACCTTCATATCCCAGAACGGCAATGGAAGGATCATCCTTGCGGGCGACGCTGCTCACTGCCATGCCGTTAATGGTGGTCAAGGACTGAATACCGGCCTGTCTGATGCATTCAGTTTGGGATGGAGAATGGCATATATTTTAAAGTATTCTGACAAACTAGCTCCTGGCGCGGCCAATCGAATTCTTCAGAGTTACGACGCGGAGCGTCGCAAGGTGGCAGAGAATGTCATTCGTGTTGCCGCACGCTTGGTGAGAGATATCAAGTATGAGGCCACGCAGTATGTTGGCAACGTGGAAAAGAACGCAAACTACATTACCG GGATGGGTATCGCGTATCATGATCTTGGCTCGCCTGCTGTACGCGAGTCAGAGGTGGGCATCTGGAAGGCCGGCCGGGCATGCCCTGACATTCTGTTGACAACCCCTGGCGCCTCGGAGTCGCGGTATCTCTACAGTATCGTAACTTATGGGAAGTACATGGTTCTTGTGGCCGGTGATCACGGTGGCCACTTTAACACCTTCAAGAGTCTCGTTCGATGGCTGAGGATATTACCGAAAGCGGATGAGCAGAATTGCCATCTCAACGGAGAGAGCGAGTTAAGCTATTTGGCCGAGGTTGTCAAAGAGGGGGAGAACTACGCCATTGTAGTTCGCCCCGATATGTACATCGCATATGCGGGTACAGCCGAGGGCGCGACTGAGTACTTGGCAGAAATCTTTGTCAGTTAG
- a CDS encoding uncharacterized protein (EggNog:ENOG410PX30): MSTPYILLFGDQTETNFNVRALFEYSKQSDRLRSYIQRSQESARRAFENAAVPDVKKYAFDSYLGLEERILAEKVPDVVLRTLLLCFTQLGHLIMRLEKDDRVRALWSKQKLLIVASCAGQIPAALAAATQSLDELADAASDIVATSVRAGLDVDRRTSEYSDDRSESWATAVGVSLEEAQGVVATFNQSKDLSAAKGLYCGATSAWATTIIGPPRLLRELFDSTPFGKARVTPLPINATFHALHAERPDIETIIGKAPELDRLNLKRATFLSSESGTIFPPQTARKLLGEALLNMLNRMTDNEKVFGEVRNLTGDQEVCIFPIVAEKVAARLIKVLGEDKAHME; this comes from the exons ATGTCAACGCCATATATTCTCTTATTTGGAGATCAGACGGAGACAAACTTTAACGTTCGAGCGCTTTTCGAATACAGCAAGCAGTCCGACCGCCTTCGGTCATACATTCAACGTTCGCAGGAGTCGGCGCGTCGTGCCTTTGAAAATGCGGCTGTGCCAGACGTGAAGAAATACGCCTTCGATTCGTACCTCGGCTTAGAGGAGCGTATCCTGGCGGAGAAAGTTCCTGATGTTGTCCTTCGCACATTACTCCTCTGTTTCACCCAGCTCGGGCACCTAATCAT GCGACTGGAGAAGGATGACAGAGTTCGTGCGCTCTGGTCAAAGCAAAAACTCTTAATAGTCGCTTCCTGTGCCGGTCAGATCCCTGCGGCTCTTGCAGCCGCAACACAATCCTTGGATGAACTGGCCGATGCTGCATCAGATATCGTGGCCACTTCTGTCCGGGCTGGTCTCGATGTTGATCGTCGAACGAGTGAGTATTCCGATGACCGTTCCGAGAGTTGGGCCACAGCAGTCGGAGTGTCATTGGAAGAGGCCCAGGGAGTTGTCGCTACCTTCAATCAAAGCAAG GACCTCTCTGCGGCCAAGGGGCTATATTGCGGCGCCACATCGGCCTGGGCTACAACCATTATCGGCCCTCCAAGGCTTTTACGGGAACTCTTTGATTCGACACCATTTGGTAAAGCTCGTGTGACCCCTCTCCCTATCAACGCGACCTTTCACGCTTTGCACGCAGAGAGACCCGACATTGAGACCATAATTGGAAAGGCACCAGAACTCGACAGGCTGAACTTAAAACGAGCAACCTTTCTATCAAGCGAGTCGGGAACGATTTTTCCGCCGCAGACGGCAAGGAAACTGCTTGGCGAGGCGCTTTTGAATATGTTGAATAGAATGACAGATAATGAAAAGGTATTCGGGGAGGTTCGAAACCTAACCGGAGATCAGGAGGTGTGCATTTTTCCCATTGTTGCCGAGAAGGTTGCGGCTCGATTGATCAAGGTGCTCGGAGAGGACAAGGCGCACATGGAATAA